In Arthrobacter sp. StoSoilB5, one genomic interval encodes:
- the lipB gene encoding lipoyl(octanoyl) transferase LipB has translation MTLEFSQLGLAPDFVDYMQGWDLQREIHNKVVAGEKNSTVLLLEHAAVYTAGKLTEDHERPFDGTPVVPVDRGGKLTWHGPGQLIAYPILKLKNRAGIRDYVERLEATMIAVMTDYGIPAVTVKGRAGVWILADDKGPDRKIAAIGIRVLDGVTMHGVAINCSNDLAPYAQIIACGITDASVTTMSLETGRTINPADIVDRFVEEFRKHEEALVSTPEGALQ, from the coding sequence ATGACTCTTGAGTTTTCACAACTGGGTCTTGCCCCGGATTTCGTTGATTACATGCAGGGCTGGGACCTACAGCGCGAAATCCACAACAAAGTTGTTGCCGGCGAGAAAAACAGCACCGTACTGCTCCTCGAGCACGCCGCCGTGTACACGGCAGGCAAGCTCACCGAAGACCACGAGCGCCCCTTTGACGGCACGCCCGTGGTTCCCGTGGATCGCGGTGGTAAGTTGACGTGGCACGGCCCCGGACAACTCATCGCCTATCCGATCCTCAAGCTCAAGAACCGCGCAGGAATCCGGGACTACGTCGAGCGACTCGAAGCCACCATGATCGCCGTCATGACGGACTACGGGATCCCCGCAGTCACCGTGAAGGGCCGGGCCGGCGTATGGATCCTCGCCGATGACAAGGGACCGGACCGCAAGATCGCAGCGATCGGCATCCGGGTCCTGGACGGCGTCACCATGCATGGTGTGGCCATTAACTGCAGCAACGACCTTGCGCCATATGCGCAGATCATCGCGTGCGGCATCACCGACGCCAGCGTCACCACCATGTCGCTGGAAACCGGCCGGACCATCAACCCGGCTGACATCGTTGACCGCTTCGTGGAAGAGTTCCGCAAGCATGAAGAAGCACTCGTTTCCACCCCAGAAGGAGCACTCCAGTGA
- a CDS encoding arylsulfatase produces MPQPNVILICVDEWRGDCLSAEGHPYMETPHLDELARNGVRFSKGYSATPSCVPARVALFTGQSQERHGRVGYNDGVPFHAAHPLTIQDEFRKAGYHTQAIGKMHVWPERSRLGFDDVILHDGFLHHARRNHQQHFAMFDDYVPWLRRQPGMGPDADYFDHGVNCNSLVARPWDKAENLHPTHWIGSQAIEWMHRRDPVKPFFLYLSFHRPHPPYDPPSWAFDQYLNIPAYEPVEGNWEHHWDEHRQDGNYQASIGNIPDRVVHRARAGYYGLMAQIDLQINRIKESLVDFGLYEDTVIAFTSDHGEMMGDHHMFRKAVPYEGSARVPFIIANAASAQDSARGAVVDHVVELRDIMPTLLDLAGLPIPESVDGKSLAPIVRGQSTEAVRGVLHGEHLYWGQNLHWLTDGRHKYIWGSGKGTEELFNLDDDPQECANLAGDEAHQATLEHWRGLMVETLREREEGFVMDGKLVPGAQVVAMLRHVREAVAAAGAEK; encoded by the coding sequence ATGCCCCAGCCTAACGTCATCCTGATCTGCGTGGACGAGTGGAGGGGCGACTGCTTATCCGCGGAAGGCCACCCTTATATGGAGACTCCCCACCTCGATGAACTGGCCAGGAACGGGGTCAGGTTCTCCAAGGGTTACTCTGCAACGCCATCGTGCGTGCCCGCGCGCGTTGCCCTCTTCACCGGCCAATCGCAGGAGCGGCACGGGCGCGTTGGCTACAACGACGGCGTTCCTTTCCATGCCGCACACCCGTTGACAATTCAGGACGAGTTCCGGAAGGCCGGTTACCATACCCAGGCCATTGGAAAGATGCATGTTTGGCCGGAGCGTTCCAGGCTTGGATTCGACGATGTCATCCTCCACGATGGCTTTCTGCACCATGCCCGGCGTAACCACCAGCAGCACTTCGCCATGTTCGACGACTATGTCCCTTGGCTGCGGAGACAACCTGGAATGGGACCGGACGCTGACTACTTTGACCATGGCGTGAACTGCAATTCACTGGTCGCGCGCCCTTGGGATAAGGCTGAGAACCTTCACCCGACGCACTGGATCGGATCACAAGCCATCGAGTGGATGCACCGGCGCGATCCCGTGAAGCCGTTCTTCCTCTACCTGTCCTTCCATCGTCCGCACCCACCGTACGATCCGCCGTCGTGGGCGTTCGATCAGTACCTCAACATTCCTGCCTATGAGCCGGTGGAAGGGAACTGGGAGCATCACTGGGATGAGCACAGGCAGGACGGCAACTACCAAGCAAGCATTGGCAACATTCCGGACCGCGTTGTCCATCGGGCCCGCGCGGGCTACTACGGCCTGATGGCGCAAATCGACCTCCAAATCAACCGGATCAAGGAGTCCTTGGTTGACTTCGGGCTCTACGAGGATACTGTCATAGCCTTTACCAGCGATCACGGCGAGATGATGGGTGATCACCACATGTTCCGAAAGGCAGTGCCCTATGAAGGTTCTGCCAGAGTGCCTTTCATCATCGCCAACGCAGCGTCAGCACAGGACTCGGCCCGTGGAGCAGTAGTGGACCACGTTGTCGAGCTCCGGGACATCATGCCCACGCTCCTGGACCTCGCAGGGCTGCCGATACCGGAATCTGTGGATGGGAAGTCCCTGGCGCCCATCGTGCGCGGCCAGAGCACAGAAGCGGTCCGCGGTGTTCTGCATGGAGAGCACCTTTACTGGGGCCAAAACCTGCACTGGCTGACCGATGGCCGCCACAAGTATATTTGGGGTTCCGGCAAGGGCACCGAGGAACTGTTCAACCTCGACGACGACCCCCAGGAATGCGCGAACCTCGCCGGGGACGAGGCACACCAAGCCACACTTGAGCACTGGCGCGGCCTTATGGTGGAAACATTGCGGGAACGGGAAGAGGGCTTCGTGATGGACGGCAAACTCGTGCCTGGGGCACAGGTAGTCGCAATGCTGCGGCACGTCCGTGAGGCGGTGGCAGCCGCTGGAGCCGAAAAATGA
- a CDS encoding RDD family protein — MVDRKDIGSWLSGPDTSGISKYPGERLGLPEAGPGSMARAGRRILGIVIDWTIALVISNFAFGGNQWATLAVFAVEQILLIGTLGYSIGHRIAGIHVVRLGGGPAGPLAAVVRTLLLCLVIPAVIFDPDQRGLHDKAMNTILIRM; from the coding sequence GTGGTTGATCGAAAAGACATAGGCTCTTGGCTGAGCGGGCCGGACACTTCCGGCATCTCCAAATATCCGGGCGAGAGACTCGGCCTTCCTGAGGCCGGACCAGGCTCGATGGCGAGGGCTGGACGCCGGATCCTGGGCATTGTGATCGACTGGACAATTGCCCTGGTCATCAGCAACTTCGCATTCGGCGGCAACCAGTGGGCGACGCTCGCAGTCTTTGCCGTGGAACAGATTCTGCTGATCGGCACCCTGGGCTACAGCATCGGACACAGAATTGCCGGTATTCATGTGGTCCGCTTGGGCGGAGGTCCGGCAGGCCCCCTTGCCGCTGTAGTGCGTACCTTGCTCCTGTGCCTGGTTATCCCTGCCGTCATCTTTGACCCCGACCAGCGTGGACTTCACGATAAAGCCATGAATACCATCCTGATTCGGATGTAG
- a CDS encoding DUF4191 domain-containing protein, with the protein MANSSDSSKSTPSADAPKRGLFQRKPKEAKAKKPSQLKQIAEVFKMTRRNDPQVVWIMLLAFLAVVAVAFLIGFLLENWVTGLIIGIPLGLLAAVFILSRRAEKAAFAQIENQPGASGAALGTLRRGWVTQDQPVAVNPRTQDAVFMAIGRPGVVLVSEGPTHRVKPLVEAERKRLTRILPNVTIHVLESGRGEGQVPLNKLAKTMGKMKNELTKVEVNAVSKRINSLGTRLPIPKGIDPYKARPDRKAARGR; encoded by the coding sequence ATGGCGAATTCCTCTGATTCCAGCAAATCGACCCCCTCGGCCGACGCCCCCAAGCGTGGGCTGTTCCAGCGCAAGCCCAAAGAAGCCAAGGCCAAGAAGCCGAGCCAGCTGAAGCAGATCGCTGAAGTCTTCAAGATGACGCGGCGCAATGATCCACAGGTCGTGTGGATCATGTTGCTGGCGTTCCTGGCGGTAGTTGCCGTCGCCTTCCTCATCGGATTCCTCCTGGAAAACTGGGTCACCGGCCTAATCATCGGTATTCCGCTGGGTCTTCTGGCCGCCGTTTTTATCCTCTCCCGTCGCGCAGAGAAGGCTGCCTTCGCGCAGATCGAGAACCAGCCGGGTGCTTCCGGCGCGGCCTTGGGCACTCTTCGCCGTGGCTGGGTCACCCAGGATCAGCCTGTCGCGGTTAACCCGCGCACCCAGGACGCCGTGTTCATGGCAATTGGTCGTCCAGGCGTGGTTTTGGTCAGCGAAGGCCCCACGCACCGGGTTAAGCCGTTGGTGGAAGCTGAGCGCAAGCGCCTCACGCGCATCCTGCCCAACGTCACCATCCACGTTCTGGAATCCGGTCGCGGTGAGGGCCAGGTACCTTTGAACAAACTCGCCAAGACCATGGGCAAGATGAAGAACGAACTCACCAAGGTGGAGGTCAACGCTGTGTCCAAGCGCATCAACTCCCTTGGTACCCGCCTGCCGATCCCCAAGGGCATCGACCCCTACAAGGCCCGCCCGGACCGCAAGGCCGCACGCGGACGCTGA
- the glnA gene encoding type I glutamate--ammonia ligase, protein MFKTADEVLKFIKDEDVKFVDIRFTDLPGVQQHFNVPAKSVDLDFFVNGQLFDGSSIRGFQGIAESDMQLIPDVTSAFIDTFRIEKTLALNFSIVNPRTGDPYHRDPRGVAEKAEAYLASTGIADTAFFAPEAEFFVFDNIQYQSSPQGSFYKIDSEEAHWNTGRKEEGGNLGYKTPVKGGYFPVSPTDKQADLRDAMCVELDKAGLEVERSHHEVGSAGQAEINYKFTTLTAAADDLQKFKYVIKNTADAWGKSVTFMPKPVFGDNGSGMHCHQSLWSNGDPLFYDEKGYAGLSDTARWYIGGLLKHSSAVLAFTNPTVNSYRRLVKGFEAPVNMVYSQGNRSAGIRIPITGSNPKAKRIEFRAPDPSSNPYLAFAAQLMAGIDGIRNRIEPPAPIDKDLYELPAEEAKDIPKAPGSLEEALEALREDNEFLQAGGVFTQDLIDTWIEYKYENEIRPLSLRPNPYEFELYYGV, encoded by the coding sequence ATGTTCAAGACTGCGGACGAAGTCCTCAAGTTCATCAAAGACGAAGACGTCAAATTCGTCGATATCCGCTTCACCGACCTTCCGGGCGTCCAGCAGCACTTCAACGTGCCGGCGAAGAGCGTAGACCTCGACTTCTTCGTGAACGGTCAACTCTTCGACGGATCTTCCATCCGCGGCTTCCAGGGCATCGCTGAGTCCGACATGCAGCTCATCCCGGATGTGACCTCGGCTTTCATCGACACATTCCGCATCGAGAAGACGCTTGCACTGAACTTCTCCATCGTGAACCCCCGTACGGGCGACCCCTACCACCGCGATCCCCGCGGCGTGGCAGAGAAGGCTGAAGCGTACCTGGCTTCCACCGGCATCGCCGACACCGCGTTCTTTGCTCCCGAAGCCGAGTTCTTCGTCTTCGACAACATCCAGTACCAGTCCTCGCCGCAGGGCAGCTTCTACAAGATTGATTCCGAGGAAGCCCACTGGAACACCGGCCGCAAGGAAGAGGGTGGAAACCTCGGCTACAAGACCCCCGTCAAGGGCGGTTACTTCCCGGTTTCCCCCACCGACAAGCAGGCTGACCTCCGCGACGCCATGTGCGTTGAGCTGGACAAGGCCGGCCTCGAGGTCGAGCGCTCCCACCACGAAGTTGGCTCCGCCGGCCAGGCAGAGATCAACTACAAGTTCACCACGCTGACCGCAGCTGCTGACGACCTCCAGAAGTTCAAGTACGTCATCAAGAACACTGCAGACGCATGGGGCAAGTCCGTCACCTTCATGCCGAAGCCGGTCTTCGGTGACAACGGCTCGGGCATGCACTGCCACCAGTCGCTGTGGAGCAATGGCGACCCGCTGTTCTACGACGAGAAGGGCTACGCTGGCCTCTCCGACACCGCTCGCTGGTACATCGGCGGCCTGCTGAAGCACTCCTCCGCAGTCCTCGCGTTTACCAACCCGACGGTTAACTCCTACCGCCGCCTGGTCAAGGGCTTCGAGGCTCCGGTCAACATGGTGTACTCGCAGGGCAACCGCTCTGCTGGTATCCGTATCCCGATCACGGGTTCCAACCCGAAGGCCAAGCGCATCGAATTCCGCGCTCCGGACCCCTCGTCCAACCCGTACCTGGCGTTTGCTGCCCAGCTGATGGCCGGCATTGACGGCATCCGCAACCGCATCGAACCGCCGGCTCCCATCGACAAGGACCTCTACGAGCTCCCGGCCGAGGAAGCCAAGGACATCCCCAAGGCTCCGGGTTCCCTCGAAGAGGCCCTCGAAGCCCTGCGCGAGGACAACGAGTTCCTGCAGGCTGGCGGCGTCTTCACCCAGGACCTGATCGATACCTGGATTGAATACAAGTACGAGAATGAGATTCGCCCGCTGTCACTGCGCCCGAACCCGTACGAGTTCGAGCTCTACTACGGCGTCTAG
- the lipA gene encoding lipoyl synthase, with product MTLAPEGRKLLRVEQRNSAVPVERKPEWIKAKVQMGPEFVGLKNLVKKEGLHTVCEEAGCPNIFECWEDKEATFLIGGSECTRRCDFCQIDTGKPSPVDMFEPTKVARSVQAMQLRYATVTGVARDDLADEGVWLYAETVRKIHELNPGTGVELLIPDFSGKPEHIKAICDSKPEVFAHNVETVPRIFKRIRPAFRYERSLDVITQGRDLGMVTKSNLILGMGETREEISEALRDLHAAGCDLITITQYLRPSERHLPVDRWVKPQEFVDLQHEAEEIGFLGVMSGPLVRSSYRAGRLWATAMRKKGWEIPAALAHIESSGTTRQEASTILAAHA from the coding sequence GTGACCCTGGCACCTGAAGGCCGTAAGTTGCTGCGCGTTGAGCAGCGCAACTCGGCTGTCCCGGTTGAACGCAAGCCCGAGTGGATCAAGGCCAAGGTCCAGATGGGGCCGGAGTTCGTCGGGCTGAAGAACCTGGTGAAGAAGGAAGGCCTGCACACCGTGTGTGAGGAGGCCGGCTGCCCGAACATTTTCGAGTGCTGGGAAGACAAGGAAGCGACGTTCCTGATCGGCGGGTCCGAATGCACGCGGCGCTGTGATTTCTGCCAGATCGATACCGGCAAACCTTCCCCGGTGGACATGTTCGAACCCACCAAGGTGGCCCGGAGTGTCCAGGCCATGCAGCTGCGCTACGCCACGGTGACCGGTGTGGCCCGTGATGACCTCGCCGACGAGGGCGTGTGGCTGTACGCCGAAACGGTCCGCAAGATCCACGAACTGAACCCGGGCACCGGGGTGGAGCTGCTGATCCCGGACTTCTCCGGCAAACCCGAACACATCAAGGCGATCTGCGATTCCAAGCCCGAGGTGTTCGCGCACAACGTGGAGACCGTGCCGCGGATCTTCAAGCGGATCCGCCCGGCGTTCCGGTACGAACGGTCCCTGGATGTCATCACCCAGGGCCGGGACCTGGGCATGGTGACCAAGTCCAACCTGATCCTGGGCATGGGCGAAACCCGCGAGGAAATCTCCGAAGCGCTGCGGGACCTGCACGCCGCAGGGTGTGACCTGATCACGATCACCCAGTACCTGCGCCCGTCCGAACGGCACCTGCCCGTGGACCGGTGGGTCAAGCCGCAGGAGTTCGTGGACCTCCAGCACGAGGCCGAGGAGATCGGCTTCCTCGGCGTGATGTCGGGGCCCCTGGTCCGTTCCTCGTACCGTGCCGGGCGTTTGTGGGCCACCGCGATGCGCAAGAAGGGCTGGGAAATCCCCGCAGCCCTGGCCCACATCGAGTCCTCCGGCACCACCCGCCAGGAAGCCTCCACCATCCTCGCCGCACACGCCTAA
- a CDS encoding AsnC family protein, with translation MEVDRMKTLVGSMDGMGPAEALYAIAELHKEVGRAEASLARAARQAGLSWEAIALCLGVTKQAVHKKYGKQ, from the coding sequence ATGGAGGTGGACAGAATGAAAACCCTTGTTGGATCAATGGACGGCATGGGGCCCGCGGAGGCGCTGTATGCCATAGCTGAACTTCACAAGGAAGTTGGCAGGGCTGAGGCTTCCCTGGCGCGTGCAGCCAGGCAGGCCGGTTTGTCGTGGGAAGCAATCGCACTTTGCCTCGGTGTTACGAAGCAGGCGGTACACAAGAAGTACGGGAAGCAGTAG
- a CDS encoding serine/threonine-protein kinase: METTDASAALVPHIPGYTPSRPLGTGGSSIVWLASRDKDGARFAIKCVTAKPGKESRGLAAPGHESALREVRILSRLKHEHLIRIHDVVELGGGRRGSFGLVMDYASGGSLANLVGVRRKLGVGETVTILTPVAQVLSYLHAEGTAHGDISPGNVLFTAQGKPLVTDLGVAGVVGEENQSLDVGTAGFMDGYVAARLTGDGVEETLQPQRDVYSLAALGWYCLTGAAPEPAKHRPPLPLLVPDVPKGLAAALEAGLDPDPRARPTARELGTAIYRSGAAQPVDLAGSVHPSVIPELITRRQAGGRPRRRSRLFGAVLQLRALWTTMTPRPERRKRKRQLQRGPRASVRVAFVVAAGVLAGAVGWATWLGIQEPAAGSTSVATEGTTVVDGRSPSDSLPDALSDALGSEDPVTAAYALSVVRDMALGLDRHELLASVNAAGSPAEAADAALGQQLRATGIRFAGLTTSLSGVAVTGTLEAGQAVIALTATTSGYEERDASDHLVKSQAAGKPQELRLVLVRSTGQWKISEILGPG, translated from the coding sequence ATGGAAACTACGGATGCTTCTGCCGCCTTGGTCCCGCACATTCCGGGATACACGCCATCACGTCCACTGGGAACGGGTGGCTCCTCGATAGTCTGGCTTGCCAGCAGGGACAAGGACGGCGCTCGCTTCGCCATCAAGTGCGTCACAGCCAAGCCGGGCAAGGAGTCCCGGGGGCTGGCGGCACCGGGCCACGAAAGTGCCCTCCGTGAGGTTCGGATCCTGTCCAGGCTTAAGCACGAGCACCTTATCCGGATTCACGACGTGGTGGAGTTGGGTGGCGGGCGCCGGGGCAGTTTTGGCCTGGTGATGGACTATGCGTCCGGAGGTTCCCTTGCGAACCTGGTGGGCGTCCGGCGCAAGCTTGGAGTCGGGGAAACCGTGACGATACTGACCCCTGTTGCCCAGGTGTTGTCCTACCTCCATGCCGAGGGGACGGCCCATGGGGATATTTCGCCGGGCAATGTGTTGTTCACCGCCCAAGGCAAGCCCCTGGTGACAGACCTTGGTGTGGCGGGCGTTGTAGGGGAAGAGAACCAAAGCCTCGACGTCGGCACGGCTGGCTTCATGGACGGTTATGTTGCTGCGCGGCTCACCGGAGATGGAGTAGAAGAAACCCTGCAGCCGCAACGGGACGTCTATTCGTTAGCCGCGCTTGGGTGGTATTGCTTGACTGGCGCGGCGCCGGAACCCGCCAAGCATCGCCCACCGCTTCCTCTTTTGGTCCCCGATGTACCCAAAGGCCTCGCCGCTGCCCTTGAGGCGGGATTGGATCCTGATCCGCGGGCGCGTCCTACCGCCAGGGAGTTGGGCACTGCGATCTATCGCAGCGGCGCGGCACAACCAGTGGATCTTGCCGGGTCCGTACACCCATCGGTGATCCCTGAGTTGATCACCCGGCGGCAGGCCGGCGGGCGACCACGGCGAAGGAGCCGACTGTTCGGTGCCGTCTTGCAGCTCCGGGCACTGTGGACAACAATGACTCCGCGTCCCGAACGCCGCAAGCGAAAAAGGCAACTGCAGCGTGGGCCACGTGCCAGCGTCCGCGTCGCATTCGTAGTGGCTGCGGGAGTGCTGGCTGGTGCGGTTGGGTGGGCCACCTGGCTGGGAATCCAGGAGCCTGCAGCGGGTTCGACGTCCGTAGCAACCGAAGGGACAACGGTGGTGGACGGTCGGTCCCCTTCGGATTCGCTTCCGGACGCGCTTTCGGACGCGCTCGGCTCCGAGGATCCGGTAACGGCGGCATATGCGCTTTCGGTTGTACGGGACATGGCGCTGGGTCTGGATCGTCACGAATTGCTTGCAAGCGTCAACGCAGCAGGCTCTCCTGCCGAAGCGGCAGACGCCGCGTTGGGGCAGCAATTAAGGGCCACCGGTATCCGCTTTGCCGGACTCACCACGAGCCTGAGCGGCGTGGCAGTGACCGGCACGCTGGAGGCCGGTCAGGCCGTCATTGCCCTGACCGCAACGACCTCTGGCTACGAAGAGCGCGATGCCTCCGATCACTTGGTGAAGTCCCAGGCGGCCGGGAAACCCCAGGAGTTGCGTCTCGTCCTTGTCCGTTCGACTGGACAATGGAAGATCTCCGAGATTCTTGGTCCTGGCTAG
- a CDS encoding GNAT family N-acetyltransferase — MLDYDSNEGFLIENDHGAMIWLIALKLLDDDARAIQLGAVAEMAVEPAQRDFVGDPLRMMLVSLEEESRFPYVIEAGGLGVGVLTLQCGAARLAGWQDDDSVWLLRGFLIDSKSQGQGLGTLAAKAAVEEARKLTARQGGGQAGVVLSVNERNLAGLSAYAKAGFVESGRYLGGNSGPQRIMYRAFEGA; from the coding sequence ATGCTCGATTATGACTCGAATGAAGGATTTTTAATCGAGAATGATCACGGCGCGATGATCTGGCTCATAGCCCTCAAGCTGCTGGACGATGACGCGCGCGCCATCCAGTTGGGCGCAGTGGCGGAAATGGCGGTGGAGCCAGCCCAGCGTGATTTTGTCGGCGACCCCCTGCGCATGATGCTGGTGAGCCTCGAAGAGGAATCCCGGTTCCCCTACGTGATTGAAGCTGGAGGACTGGGCGTGGGAGTCCTGACCCTGCAATGCGGAGCGGCGCGCCTTGCGGGATGGCAGGATGACGATTCCGTCTGGCTCCTTCGGGGATTCCTTATCGACTCGAAATCCCAAGGGCAGGGCCTCGGCACCCTCGCCGCAAAGGCTGCAGTGGAGGAAGCCCGCAAACTGACGGCCAGGCAGGGTGGCGGCCAGGCCGGCGTCGTGCTTTCCGTCAATGAACGCAACCTTGCAGGCCTCTCGGCTTATGCAAAGGCGGGCTTTGTGGAATCCGGGCGCTACCTCGGCGGCAACTCCGGTCCGCAGCGCATTATGTACAGGGCCTTTGAGGGCGCTTAG